The following DNA comes from Trueperaceae bacterium.
CAACTCACCGTCCCCTTCGGGTGCGCTCCGGGCCGCACCTCGGGGGTCGTCCCGTTCGGGGCGGGTGAACACCTCGCGGCCCCCGACGAACGTCCGCACCGGCCAGCCGCGCAGGCTCTCGCCGTCCCACGGGCCGAACGCCGCCTTGCTCGCGAAGGTCGTCGGGTCCACCGGGCGCGGCGTCGTGAGGTCCAGCAGCACCACGTCGGCGGGCGCCCCGACCGCGAGGCTCGGGGCGGGACGCCCGAGCACCCGCGCGGGCCCGTCCTGCAGCAACGCCAACAGGCGCGCCAACGGCCAGGCGCCGGACGCGACGAACCGCTCGTACAGCAGCGGGACCGCCACCTCGAGGTTGGCGATCCCGAACGGGGCGGTCAGGAGGTCGCGCCGCTTCTCGCTGCGCGTGTGCGGCGCGTGGTCGGTGCCGATGCAATCCACTAGGCCGCTCTCGACGCCCTCCCGCAACGCCGCGACGTCGTCGGGCGTGCGTAGCGGCGGCGCGACCTTGTAGATGGGGTCGAACGACGCGAGCGCCTCGTGATCGAGGGTCAGGTGGTGCGGCGTCACCTCGCACGTGACCGGCGCGCCGCGCGCCTTGAAGAACGCGATCACCTCGAGCGCCGCGCGGGTCGTGACGTGCGCGACGTGGACGTGCGCCCCCGTCAGGCGCGCGATCTCCGCGTCGCGGTACGTCATGATCGCCTCCGCCGCGGCGGGGTTGCCGGGCAGCCCCAACCGTTCGCTGACCTCGCCCTCGTGCATCACGCCGTCCGCGCGCAGGGCGGGGTCCTCGGAGTGCGTCTGGATGGGGACGTCCAGGGCCGCCGCCCACTCCGCGGCGCGGCGCATGACCTCCGCGTTCGCGACGGGGATGCCGTCGTCGGTCAACAGCGCCGCGCCCGCCTCGACGAGGCCGGCGGCGTCGGTCAGGTGCGTCCCACCGAGCCCGACCGTCAACGCGGCGGCGGGCAGGAGGCGGGCGCCGGGGAGGGCGGCGGCGCGCTCGTGGAGCGAGCGCACCAGGTCGGGGTCGTCGATCACCGGGTCGGTGTTCGCCATCGAGACGACGGTGCCGTACCCGCCGGCCGCGGCGGCGGCGAGGCCGGAGGCGAGGTCCTCCTTCGCCTCGAAGCCGGGGT
Coding sequences within:
- a CDS encoding dihydroorotase gives rise to the protein MNAPEERIRLRGAHWRTAHADEGVHDLVLAGGRIEGPTPEGPVDREIDATGLVGTPAFVDPHVHLRDPGFEAKEDLASGLAAAAAGGYGTVVSMANTDPVIDDPDLVRSLHERAAALPGARLLPAAALTVGLGGTHLTDAAGLVEAGAALLTDDGIPVANAEVMRRAAEWAAALDVPIQTHSEDPALRADGVMHEGEVSERLGLPGNPAAAEAIMTYRDAEIARLTGAHVHVAHVTTRAALEVIAFFKARGAPVTCEVTPHHLTLDHEALASFDPIYKVAPPLRTPDDVAALREGVESGLVDCIGTDHAPHTRSEKRRDLLTAPFGIANLEVAVPLLYERFVASGAWPLARLLALLQDGPARVLGRPAPSLAVGAPADVVLLDLTTPRPVDPTTFASKAAFGPWDGESLRGWPVRTFVGGREVFTRPERDDPRGAARSAPEGDGEL